A single window of Cheilinus undulatus linkage group 12, ASM1832078v1, whole genome shotgun sequence DNA harbors:
- the LOC121518502 gene encoding matrix metalloproteinase-18-like translates to MENMKTLNICLLLSLAVTVYSAPLQQTSVQDETFAEGYLKKFFNLTEETGPTVRRGISPLNKKLAEMQRFFGLQITGYINADTMAMMKKPRCGVPDTNIGQFSTFGNNLKWQTNSLTYRIENYTPDMSVAEVDDSIQKALDVWAKVTPLRFTRIYSGTADIMISFGSGSHGDFYPFDGPGGTLAHAFAPSNGIGGDAHFDEDETFTFRSQTGYVLFVVAAHEFGHSLGLSHSNDPGALMYPTYSYRNPDTFVLPRDDVKGIQSLYGSNPDDDNNEPGPEPPTTPDACDSTMVLDAVATLRGEMLFFKDSFFWRSYIYSQSPQQTLITNAWPNAPVNIDAAYESKVLNSILLFKGRRVWAFSGSDLVQGFPKSISSFGLPISVDKIDAAFYDTKSRKTLFFVGSQYYSYDEAKKRMDRGFPKNVAQTFSDVTGQVTAAFQYRGFTYIYSGSYMYKYSLRSRRLYRVLRSNYFLGCNRH, encoded by the exons ATGGAAAACATGAAGACTCTTAACATATGCCTTCTACTGAGCCTTGCTGTCACTGTTTACAGTGCACCGCTGCAACAAACTTCTGTGCAAGATGAGACGTTTGCAGAG ggctACCTGAAGAAATTCTTCAACCTGACAGAAGAGACCGGTCCAACTGTGAGACGAGGAATCAGCCCTCTCAACAAGAAGCTGGCTGAGATGCAGAGATTCTTTGGTCTTCAGATCACCGGGTACATCAATGCAGACACCATGGCCATGATGAAGAAGCCCCGCTGTGGTGTTCCTGATACCAACATCGGCCAGTTCTCCACCTTTGGAAACAACCTCAAGTGGCAGACAAACAGCCTCACATACAG gattgagaactacactccagacatgtcTGTAGCAGAGGTCGATGACTCCATACAGAAAGCTCTGGATGTTTGGGCCAAAGTCACTCCTCTGAGGTTCACAAGGATCTACAGTGGCACCGCAGACATCATGATCTCCTTTGGTAGCGGAT CTCATGGTGATTTTTACCCCTTTGATGGTCCTGGTGGAACTCTGGCCCACGCCTTTGCCCCATCCAATGGCATCGGAGGAGACGCTCACTTTGACGAAGATGAGACCTTCACCTTCCGCTCTCAGACAG GTTACGTCCTCTTCGTGGTGGCTGCCCATGAGTTCGGtcactctctgggtttgtctCATTCTAATGACCCTGGTGCTCTGATGTACCCCACGTACTCCTACAGAAACCCTGACACCTTTGTGCTGCCCCGCGACGACGTCAAAGGAATCCAGTCTCTCTATG GTTCAAATCCTGATGATGATAACAATGAGCCTGGACCTGAGCCCCCCACCACCCCCGATGCCTGTGATTCGACCATGGTTCTGGACGCTGTCGCCACCCTGAGGGGAGAGATGCTCTTCTTCAAAGACAG CTTCTTCTGGCGTAGCTACATTTACAGCCAGAGCCCCCAGCAGACCCTCATCACAAACGCCTGGCCAAACGCTCCCGTCAACATCGATGCTGCCTATGAAAGCAAAGTGTTGAACAGCATCTTGCTCTTCAAAG GCCGTAGAGTTTGGGCTTTCAGCGGCTCTGATCTTGTGCAAGGCTTCCCTAAGTCTATCTCCAGCTTTGGCCTGCCTATAAGTGTGGACAAAATCGATGCAGCTTTTTATGACACTAAATCTCGCAAGACTCTGTTCTTCGTTGGCAGCCAGTACTACAG TTATGACGAGGCCAAGAAGAGAATGGACAGAGGCTTCCCCAAGAACGTGGCTCAAACCTTCAGTGACGTGACTGGCCAGGTGACCGCAGCCTTCCAGTACAGAG GTTTCACCTACATCTACAGTGGATCTTACATGTACAAGTACAGCCTGAGGTCCCGCAGGTTGTACCGTGTGCTGAGGAGCAACTACTTCCTGGGCTGCAACAGACATTAG
- the LOC121518658 gene encoding matrix metalloproteinase-18-like has product MKNMKTLNICLLLSLAVTVYSAPLQQASVQDETFAEGYLRKFFNLTEETGPTVRRGISPLNKKLAEMQRFFGLQITGYIDADTMAMMKKPRCGVPDTNIGQFSTFGNNLKWQTNSLTYRIENYTPDMSVAEVDDSIQKALDVWAKVTPLRFTRIYSGTADIMISFGRTSHGDFYPFDGPGGTLAHAFAPSNGIGGDAHFDEDETFTFRSQTGYVLFVVAAHEFGHSLGLSHSNDPGALMYPTYSYRNPDTFVLPRDDVKGIQSLYGSNSDDDNNEPGPEPPTTPDACDSTMVLDAVATLRGEMLFFKDSFFWRSYIYSQSPQQTLITNAWPNAPVNIDAAYESKVLNSVLLFKGRRVWAFSGSDLVQGFPKSISSFGLPISVDKIDAAFYDTKSRKTLFFVGRQYYSYDEAKKRMDRGFPKNVAQTFSHVTGQVTAAFQYRGFTYIYSGSYMYKYSLRSRRLYRVLRSNYFLGCNRH; this is encoded by the exons ATGAAAAACATGAAGACTCTTAACATATGCCTTCTACTGAGCCTTGCTGTCACTGTTTACAGTGCACCGCTGCAACAAGCTTCTGTGCAAGATGAGACGTTTGCAGAG GGCTACCTGAGGAAATTCTTCAACCTGACAGAAGAGACCGGTCCAACTGTGAGACGAGGAATCAGCCCTCTCAACAAGAAGCTGGCTGAGATGCAGAGATTCTTTGGTCTTCAGATCACCGGGTACATCGATGCAGACACCATGGCCATGATGAAGAAGCCCCGCTGTGGTGTTCCTGATACCAACATCGGCCAGTTCTCCACCTTTGGAAACAACCTGAAGTGGCAGACAAACAGCCTCACATACAG gattgagaactacactccagacatgtcTGTAGCAGAGGTCGATGACTCCATACAGAAAGCTCTGGATGTTTGGGCCAAAGTCACTCCTCTGAGGTTCACAAGGATCTACAGTGGCACCGCAGACATCATGATCTCCTTTGGTCGCACCT CTCATGGTGATTTTTACCCCTTTGATGGTCCTGGTGGAACTCTGGCCCACGCCTTCGCCCCGTCCAACGGCATCGGAGGAGACGCTCACTTTGACGAAGATGAGACCTTCACCTTCCGCTCTCAGACAG GTTACGTCCTCTTCGTGGTGGCTGCCCATGAGTTCGGtcactctctgggtttgtctCACTCTAATGACCCTGGTGCTCTGATGTACCCCACGTACTCCTACAGAAATCCTGACACCTTTGTGCTGCCCCGCGACGACGTCAAAGGAATCCAGTCTCTCTATG GTTCAAACTCTGATGATGATAACAACGAGCCTGGACCTGAGCCCCCCACCACCCCTGACGCCTGTGATTCGACCATGGTTCTGGACGCCGTCGCCACCCTGAGGGGAGAGATGCTCTTCTTCAAAGACAG CTTCTTCTGGCGTAGCTACATTTACAGCCAGAGCCCCCAGCAGACCCTCATCACAAACGCCTGGCCAAACGCTCCCGTCAACATCGACGCTGCCTATGAAAGCAAAGTGTTGAACAGTGTCTTGCTCTTCAAAG GCCGTAGAGTTTGGGCTTTCAGCGGCTCTGATCTTGTGCAAGGCTTCCCTAAGTCTATCTCCAGCTTTGGCCTGCCTATAAGTGTGGACAAAATCGATGCAGCTTTTTATGACACTAAATCTCGCAAGACTCTGTTCTTCGTTGGCAGACAGTACTACAG TTATGATGAGGCCAAAAAGAGAATGGACAGAGGCTTCCCCAAGAACGTGGCTCAAACCTTTAGTCATGTGACTGGCCAGGTGACCGCAGCCTTCCAGTACAGAG GTTTCACTTACATCTACAGTGGATCTTACATGTACAAGTACAGCCTGAGGTCCCGCAGGTTGTACCGTGTGCTGAGGAGCAACTACTTCCTGGGCTGCAACAGACATTAG
- the LOC121518657 gene encoding collagenase 3-like, producing MRSYCVCIILSLALTAHCAPASPVTVQDENFAESYLKNFFNLTEERGPSGRRGINPVARKLSEMQRFFGLQITGTLDADTLALMKKPRCGVPDTNIGRFSTFGSHLKWQTNSLTYRIENYTPDMSVAEIDDSIQKALDVWARVTPLRFTKIHSGTADIMISFGRRSHGDYYPFDGPDGTLAHAFAPSSGIGGDAHFDDDETFTFRSTRGYVLFMVAAHEFGHSLGLSHSDDPGALMYPTYSYRNPDTFVLPQDDVKGIQSLYGPNPNKPAKPEPEAPTTPDACDSTMVLDAVTTLRGEMIFFKDSFFWRSYPQSLTPQQSLISNFWPNGPSSVDAAYESRQSDMIFLFKGRRVWAFNAYQPVRGYPKKITSMGFPRGVRKIDAALYDAETSKTLFFVGYDYFSYDESRGSMDPGSPKRVEDTFPGLNGKVTAAFQYRGFSYIYSGPYMFEYYLRTGRLYRVLRNSYFLRCTNY from the exons ATGAGGTCTTACTGTGTTTGCATCATCCTGAGCCTGGCTCTCACAGCTCACTGTGCTCCAGCATCACCAGTCACTGTGCAGGATGAAAACTTCGCAGAG agctACCTGAAGAATTTCTTCAACCTGACAGAGGAGAGAGGTCCATCTGGCAGACGAGGAATCAACCCTGTGGCAAGAAAGCTGAGTGAGATGCAGAGATTCTTTGGTCTTCAGATCACTGGGACCCTCGATGCAGACACCTTGGCCTTGATGAAGAAGCCCCGCTGTGGTGTCCCTGATACCAACATTGGCCGATTCTCCACCTTTGGAAGCCACCTGAAGTGGCAGACAAACAGCCTCACATACAG GATAGAGAACTACACCCCTGACATGTCTGTAGCAGAGATCGATGACTCTATCCAGAAAGCCCTGGATGTTTGGGCAAGGGTCACTCCTCTGAGGTTCACAAAGATCCACAGCGGCACCGCAGACATCATGATCTCCTTTGGCCGCAGAT CACATGGTGACTATTACCCCTTCGATGGCCCAGATGGCACTCTGGCCCACGCCTTCGCCCCGTCCTCTGGCATCGGAGGAGACGCTCACTTTGACGACGATGAGACCTTCACCTTTCGCTCGACCCGTG GTTACGTCCTCTTCATGGTGGCTGCCCATGAGTTTGGtcactctctgggtttgtctCACTCTGATGACCCTGGCGCTCTCATGTACCCCACGTACTCCTACAGAAACCCTGACACCTTCGTGCTGCCCCAGGACGACGTCAAAGGAATCCAGTCTCTCTATG GTCCAAACCCCAACAAGCCTGCTAAGCCTGAACCTGAGGCCCCGACCACCCCTGACGCCTGTGATTCCACCATGGTGTTGGACGCTGTCACCACCCTGAGAGGGGAGATGATCTTCTTCAAGGACAG CTTCTTCTGGCGTAGCTACCCTCAGAGCCTGACCCCTCAGCAGAGCCTCATCTCAAACTTCTGGCCCAACGGTCCCTCCAGCGTTGACGCTGCTTATGAAAGCCGTCAGTCTGACATGATCTTTCTCTTCAAAG GTCGTAGGGTGTGGGCCTTTAATGCCTACCAGCCTGTGCGCGGCTATCCTAAAAAGATCACCTCTATGGGTTTCCCCAGAGGTGTGAGGAAAATCGATGCAGCTCTTTATGATGCTGAAACTAGCAAGACTCTGTTCTTTGTGGGCTACGATTACTTCAG TTATGATGAGAGCAGAGGGAGCATGGATCCAGGGTCCCCCAAGAGGGTGGAGGACACCTTCCCTGGCCTAAACGGGAAGGTGACAGCAGCTTTCCAGTACAGAG GGTTCTCTTACATCTACAGTGGACCGTACATGTTCGAGTACTACCTGAGGACCGGCAGGTTGTACCGCGTGCTGAGGAACAGCTACTTCCTGCGCTGCACTAACTACTAG